The nucleotide window TAGCTAACTTAACAAAATCTCAGGAGCGACAGTTTGAGAGACATTTTGATCGCTTGGCAAACCAGTGACCTCACACCTGGATACACAAAATGAACCAGATCAGTAGCTACCTTTCTAGTGTTGTAGGTAACAATCCCAATTAAAAACTACACAAActacaaatccaaaaaaaaaataataataataataatttctgtaTGGACTTGCATAGTTCTTAAAGTTGCTCCTAGATAACATAGGATCACAGATTGGCATTATGACTCAACTGATCATAACTCCGTAATCTAAACTGaaaagcaaatacagtatgtaccaaTACCTCCATATGGGAACCAAACTTACCATAAAGGTTACCCAGGGCAAGGCCAACATCAGCTTGAGTGAAACCCAAAGTAATGCGTTTGTGTTTCAGTTCCTTAGCAAACTGCTCCAGTTCTTCAGTGGAAAGGTTCTCCTGTGTGACAGgaaattttaaaagcaaaaaccaTTGGAGATGGACAACTTGAGCATAGTTGTAGatgacttatttatttaacccCTCTGGACAGATTCTCTTTATAAACTTCAGATCTTATTAAAAGGAAACCGCTTTAAAACATCTGCAGACATGATTCAGTGACTGGTCTTACCTCCTCAGAGTCGCTGCAACCGCCGCTGGAAGACCCGCTGCTCCGCGTGGAAGAGGCCGGGTTCTGGGTCTGGGGCCCGGGGGCAGCCTGGGTTGTGTTCACGCTGAAAAAGGCGTTTCCTGGAAGCCCGTTGCTTGGGGGTGAAGGGGACATAGAAGGCGAAGATGCAGAGGATGTTGAGGGATTTTGATTACTGCTACCGGGCGGGGTGATATGGGCGATCCCCGGCCAGAAGGACGGGTTCCAGGCCGCAGGGTAGAAGACTCCATGGGGCACTGCGGCGGAGGCGGGCGGTGTCGGGTACTGCTGACCCTTTATCTCTGTTGAGTAGTCATCGCCAGTGTCCTTCTCAGTCTTTATTTCGGGCAGCTTGATTTGCTCCCGGGTCTCGGCTATGGGGGGACTAAGGTTTGTAGGCTGGGTAGCTGCTGTTACGCCGGGTACCTGGCCGGTGTACTCGGGCGCAGCGAAGGGATACCAGTGCTTGGGTTGCCCAAACTCCCCAGCCTGCAGGTCGGATCCCCTGTAGTCACTGGCCACAGGTGGGAAAGGGAAAAAGGTCTGCGCAGAGGCCGGTGTGATGCCACTATAACAGGATTTGTTGTAGAGGAGGCTCGGGTCTGGCAGAACGCTGTGAGGGAGCTGGAATGACGCGGCGTTGGCCAAACCATCTTGACCCAAAACCTGGGTGCAAGGGTTGGCCCGGCTGAAGTCATACGGCCTGCTTTGGCATTCCGGACTCTGCGATCTTTCAGACATCTTCCACACTGTGTGAAAGCCTACTAACAAGCACGCGTCGGAAAAAATTTAAGGTAGCAGTAAAAAGTTAGTGGTGACTGATTTCGAACCTGCTCATCCGTTTCGAGTTTACGCACAAACCCAAGAGGGATAAGACACGAAGATGCTCTCCGAAAATAAACCAGCGCCTGTCCGAGTAAAGTCCGTTTTGGGGGAAGTTTGTGCGCAAGTGTAGGCCTAAGCAGTCGCCGCTTTGGTGCAACATAACCACCAACACACCTACGGCCTACTCCATGAAGTCCCCGTCTTTCACACCGCCGCCGCCACTCGCCTCAACTTCAAGCTCAAAATGCCGCTCTCCTGCCAGGGCTCCACGGGTTTCCCTAATCACAGCTGCGGGTGTTGGAGAGCGCCCGGTCTCTTCGCCCATTGGCTGGCGCAGACAATTGCGCACAGCTGATGACGAGTTTGTGAATGACCTTGATTCCTCCCAAAGTAGTGGGcgtgttctcacacacacacacacacacacactgcgagccatttttttttgttgcggCAGATCAAccgtgtttttttgttttgttttgtttttaaagtgaaattaaaacttCGTAAAGCACATCTTGGGAAAAGATTAATAATCCAACAGTTTTAAGACGCATTAAAAAGCGTATTTCCATTGCTAAATAGACACGGGTCACTGCTACTGTGAATACATAATGTAACACTATATCTCGCTCAACACATACATGAATTATAATGCTGGGTTTGTTTAAATGATTCCTCTTTAAGGAGATGGCTTTGATATGAAAATTCCTGTCACTGAATTCATTTTAATCcctaacatttaaaataaatcaaatatggTGACCCCGTGATCCTCAATAACTGTGATAAAACAAATTAGCTTAATTAATcggaccaggttttcatttgaaacaaacaGATGTGGAGCAGGTTAATTTAGGCTGAGGTTATAAGACTGTTTTGACGGCTCATAAATTAGGCAACACATATTGTAATGGGGagaaattttttgtttttttaaacgtCTACCTGAAATGGCCCCTGAGTGTAATATTTAGAAAGCAGGAGATGCGCAGGGAGAAGGTTGCACCAATGAAAGGTAGTAGCAGATAAGACGGGAAGATGTGTGGCTAAGCTCGTTGTAAAAGCTTGTTTGTGCTGGAGAACTCGCTTCGGGACTGAATGCACTCGACGCCCTGGAGCtgatgtgttttggttttcagttcAACTTTTATATTTAAGCAACTGCAAATAACGGAAGCTCTGCTCTATCTTAGGTCTGTTAGATCGTTGTATTTGAATCGGGGATTAGGTATTTTATATCAGATAAAGCAAGATTTAAGTCTTAATACTGCTTTTTCAAGATGAATATTCGTGGCCTACAGTATAGCTATAAGACAACACTAAAACCTTCCACTGTCAGGGTGTGTTTAGGCAGGATTTGGACGAactgaaatgtttgcttttttttttttaattccagaTTTCTTGCCATacaagaaatggaaaaaaaaaaaaattcaaaagccTGGATGGTCGATTCACCGGTATAGATGCGCTCCCCCAGCGCGAGTCGTTGGCCGCAGATTGCAGCAGGAAGACGCACTgcggggagggagagggggtgCCATTGTACGACCTGGCCCCGGGGCACCCCGTGGATTTCAGATCCCGAGTTGCGATGGTCGACCATTAGCTCCTTTTCAGATTCGAACAATAAGTCTCAACCCTTTGATTCCGCCCCAcacccacctcctctccctccccctgtcctcaaacaccaaacagcagtttCACTCTGGTCTGCAGGTCCGGGGGTTTACTGAGGGCGAATACCTTGGCATCCAGTCCGAAATGCCCTAAAGGTCCAAAACAGGTCGGAGGACCGTGGTGTTGTCTGCAGGTGCAATAATCAAGTTATGTAGGGCTATCTTTTGCACGGGTAGTATCCAGCTTGAAACGAAGGGGCTTGGTATTCATTCTTTTTGCAGCTTTAGTAGCTTATATCTCTCCATTATTTTTGCCTCCTGGCCGCTTATAATGGAGTGTTGCCTGACTGGTGAGCAATTTGAGTAAATAATGGTGTGACTTTTGCACTGTTTGTGCTGTTTAATTACTCATCAGAGGAGGTTTAGAGGcataaaatgtgtataaatgcaagaagtggaatgaaaaaaaacccagaaaacatGTTTAGCAGAAACATATCATTCTGTTACACCCCGAAACTATCTCATGGTCTCCTTGGGGGCTCATGGTCCCAGATTGAGATCTACCATTAGACAGAAGTTCTTCCTCTGAACCTTAAAAATGATCTCATAATACATTAAAACCAGCAGATCAGCACTCTCTCTGCCCTCACAGATACAAAGCCATGCAGGTCTAGGATCAGGGAACCTTGGGGAAACCACAAAAGCCCGGTCAATAGCTTAAAAGACATCAAACCCCAACTATACAAGCATTGTCCTGGGCCATGGACTTGGGAGTATAATTGTCATGcaaaagacagacagcaagaGAGATGGTAGACTTTAGGTAAGGGCttcagagagaaagggacagcAGAGCACAGGGCTCTCAGGGTGTccaaaggagggagggagggagggaaggggggggtcAATGTTGAATAGCTGGGTACAGTGAGGAGGAGATGTGTGAGGGGAGTATCTAGGGATTTAGTTGAACCCCCCCCAGTTGTCTCAGATCTTGTCTTTAGTTCTTTTTAAGTGGCCTCTTCAAGACACCTCGGAGGTCTGCTCGCTACTTGCAGGGCAGGTCCAGTcaaacagagaaagggagaaagttTGAGATAAAAGAAAGCCCATCGAAGCAAAGGGAATGTGCCGCACACAACAACCAGTCACACCAGTCAACAGAAAACTACCTCTGGTGAATGCTGAGCACTtgcacccacccacacacacacacacacacacacacacacacacacacacgcaagcataAAAGCCATTTCTCTGTAAGACACCACGTGATCCTGGCAGAGTAATTCAATTGATTACTTTCTTGTAGGCACTTTTCTATATCTGCCCCAGTTCGGCTTTTAATACAACATACGTATGTTGGGTTCCTTTTTCATGTACATTTAATGGGAAGTTATACTGAGTGTATATGTGATATACGGGTGTGTGACTGAGAGGTGTTGCTATCTTAATCAGTGCATACACCCGTGACTGACGGTTGGACCTGAGATCTGAACGCTGAGCATATATGAGAATACATGTGCAATAATGGTTCACAGGCCCCCCCCAATGTGTCATGTGAGATGACACTGGTTTAACTGCACTTGTCAACTCAGAATGAAACCGTGCCAGTTTTATTTAGGGGTTCATGTGGTTGCAAAACAAGTCATGAGACTGTAAGAACTTTTGGAAATAATGGGCCAATAGTCTAGCCCACCCTCCCCCGAGAGCACAACTGAAAGGTCATTTTATTGCttaattgtaatgtttttcaaagaaaagaagaatgatAAATCTACTTCAAACATCATGGGCACAAATCTCAGTCACCAGAACTTGATTGATAAAGTGCTACCACTGGAatctacagtgcattcagaaagttttcagactccttcacttttttgacactttgttgtgttgcagcctgatgctaaaataatttaaattcagttttccctcatcaatctaaactcaataacccataatgacatagaaaaaacaagaaaagggaaaaactgaaatatcacattgacataagtattcaggccctttgctatgacacttgaaactTAGCAGAGGTGCCTCCCATTTGAATTGATAATctctgagatgtttctacatTTTGATTGAAATCAACCTGTGGTAGATTCAGTTGATTGGACATGGTATGGAAAAGAACAAACCTGTTTATATAAGGTGTCAGAGCTgaaaatgcatatcagagcaaaaaccaagccatgaggtcgaaggaaaTGCCTGTAGAGCTCAGACACGGGATTATGTTGAGACACAGATCTGGGCAAGGCtacaaaaaattctgctgcagtgaaggttcccaggagcacagtggtcTCAATCTGAGCTTTTTGACAGAGTGGCCAGATAGAAGCCTCTCCCTAGTGAGAGAAACATGAAagccacttggagtttgcaaaaaaaacactaaaggactctcagactgtgagaaacaagattttctagtctgatgaaaccaagattgaagtgtttggcctcaattctaagcgccacgtctggaggaaaccaggcaccgctcatcacctgcccagtgCCCTCCCAACAGTGAAGCACGGTGGCAGCAGCATCATGGCCGAGAGCCTGGCCGAGAGCACTCAGGATCTCAGACCaggctgaaggttcaccttccaacgGGAAAAATACTTTAAGCACAAAGCCACTGCAACGCGGGATTGGCTTGGGGATAACTCTTTGAATTTCCtagagtggcccagccagagccctgacttgaaccctatcgaacatctctggagagacctgaacaTGGCTGTCCATCAACTCCCGctatccaacctgacagagctttagaggatctgcagagaacaATGGCAGAcaatccccaaatccaggtgtgcaaaactTGTTGCGTCATTGCCcagaagactcgaggctgtaatcgctgccaaagaTGTTTCAAccaagtaatgaaaaaaatggtctggatatttatgtcaatgtgatatttcagttgttcatttttttataattttgcaaacatttctaaaattcagtttttgctttgtaattaTGGGGTACTGAATGTGGACTGATGAGggaacacaacaaaatgtgaaaaaagtgaaggggtctgaatactttctgaatgcactgtaaacaCTGCCCCTCCCGTTGAGCAGCACAATCGTCTCTCACAAACAAGTCTGATGGctttttgattttcttcctAACGGCCCTGCCTTTGACACCCACCTTCACGAACCCTCCACCCACTCAGGTTTTCATCCGAGGGCCATTGGCTGCCTTCCTTCCACTGTGCACCGCTACAAAGGGCTTTAATGGCCCTTGGCATGTGGCTCAATGGGGACAGGAGACTGACCTATCCCCTCCCCaactcacacagacatacagtataaccacGTATACAAAACCCATATAGAGGTACATGCAAGCCTTCTCTCTGCCCtacccccaacacacacacagacacacacagaaaccacaaacacagtttCTGGGTTTAGCCATGTGTGTCCTGTAGgtaaaacaaacttaaaaagagTCATACGTAAtaggcagcagaggcagcacCAAATGTGTCACACTACAAGGTGAAAGGTGTgatgacagatttaaaaatgcTTCAAGCACT belongs to Xiphias gladius isolate SHS-SW01 ecotype Sanya breed wild chromosome 20, ASM1685928v1, whole genome shotgun sequence and includes:
- the pou5f3 gene encoding POU domain, class 5, transcription factor 1 — encoded protein: MSERSQSPECQSRPYDFSRANPCTQVLGQDGLANAASFQLPHSVLPDPSLLYNKSCYSGITPASAQTFFPFPPVASDYRGSDLQAGEFGQPKHWYPFAAPEYTGQVPGVTAATQPTNLSPPIAETREQIKLPEIKTEKDTGDDYSTEIKGQQYPTPPASAAVPHGVFYPAAWNPSFWPGIAHITPPGSSNQNPSTSSASSPSMSPSPPSNGLPGNAFFSVNTTQAAPGPQTQNPASSTRSSGSSSGGCSDSEEENLSTEELEQFAKELKHKRITLGFTQADVGLALGNLYGKMFSQTTICRFEALQLSFKNMCKLKPLLQRWLNEAETSENPQDMYKIERVFVDTRKRKRRTSLEGAVRSALESYFIKCPKPNTQEITHISDDLGLERDVVRVWFCNRRQKGKRLALPLDEECDGQYYEQSPSPLNMAPSPIPSQSYPASSYPGAPPPTLYMPPLHRPDVLKQALHPGLVSHLTG